A portion of the Clostridium gelidum genome contains these proteins:
- a CDS encoding carboxymuconolactone decarboxylase family protein → MNKDYENGLNILKQMTDTNGEQMVKAVGEIFPDFLEKMISFGFGQIYARPNLDLKTREVVTITSLITQGAFEQLDFHIKAGLKAGLKSEEILEIILQCAAYAGFPKACSALGIAGEIFKNSKI, encoded by the coding sequence ATGAATAAAGATTATGAAAATGGGCTTAATATTTTAAAACAAATGACAGATACAAATGGTGAACAAATGGTGAAAGCCGTAGGAGAAATATTTCCTGACTTTTTGGAAAAGATGATTTCTTTTGGTTTTGGTCAAATATATGCACGACCAAATTTGGATTTAAAAACAAGAGAAGTTGTAACTATAACTTCTCTTATAACACAAGGTGCATTTGAACAATTAGATTTTCATATAAAAGCAGGACTTAAAGCTGGATTAAAGTCCGAAGAAATATTAGAAATTATTTTGCAATGTGCAGCATATGCAGGATTTCCTAAAGCTTGCAGTGCATTAGGCATTGCAGGTGAAATTTTTAAAAATAGCAAAATCTAA
- a CDS encoding ISLre2 family transposase: MYELSLNDKGMTFKELEKRIYKYACDEACNALKSILEFLDEKLLNERDSKVYRNKGRKQTCLRTIMGNVEYSRRIYEFKLEDGKKATKYLLDEYLGMDTLGNVSINLVETILTNVTEVSFRKTSENIKTMCNQDISAQGVWNIVQTLGEKIKEIENRKIELNDKGALKGEKEVPVLFQEQDGVWLYLQGNDRPKGKNKKKELKLAVSYTGWTLRPGSKKEYVVVDKTVCASFSNSNHFKKLASATISEKYNVDEIQTRILNGDGANWIKATCEDEDIHFQLDPFHVGQAIIRKVSDKRAQKQLLKLFREGKIDEGLETIVNMMILTNEKDIAFKKLTELYDYFVHNRDGLIPYKLRSDINMPTAPEGMEYKNLGTMEHNICDVLAQRMKGRKMSWSINGADNLSKILSEKFSNRLFDTVDKIYRNIISDDVIDTVVAKLPLTVFQANKESNKCKAYKCNSAQIPYSGAAATLGRKIVRDLCGLKSFSDISYS, from the coding sequence ATGTATGAATTAAGTTTAAATGATAAAGGAATGACTTTCAAGGAGTTAGAGAAAAGAATTTATAAATATGCTTGTGACGAAGCTTGTAATGCTTTAAAAAGTATATTAGAATTTTTAGATGAAAAACTACTTAATGAAAGAGATAGCAAGGTTTACCGTAATAAAGGTCGTAAGCAAACTTGTTTGAGGACTATTATGGGGAACGTAGAGTATTCTAGGCGCATTTATGAATTTAAACTTGAAGATGGTAAGAAAGCAACTAAGTACCTTTTGGATGAGTATTTAGGGATGGACACTTTAGGAAATGTGTCTATAAATCTCGTAGAAACTATTTTAACTAACGTGACGGAGGTTTCTTTTAGAAAGACATCTGAGAATATTAAAACTATGTGTAATCAAGATATTAGTGCTCAAGGCGTTTGGAACATAGTTCAAACACTTGGGGAAAAGATTAAAGAAATAGAAAATCGTAAAATTGAGTTAAATGACAAAGGTGCATTAAAAGGCGAAAAGGAAGTACCAGTATTGTTTCAGGAGCAAGATGGAGTTTGGCTCTATCTTCAAGGTAATGATAGACCAAAAGGGAAAAATAAAAAGAAAGAGTTAAAACTAGCAGTATCATATACTGGCTGGACTTTACGCCCAGGGAGCAAAAAAGAATATGTGGTTGTTGATAAAACTGTTTGTGCAAGCTTTAGCAATTCCAATCACTTTAAAAAGCTTGCTAGCGCAACAATTTCAGAAAAATACAATGTAGATGAAATTCAAACTAGAATATTAAACGGTGATGGAGCAAATTGGATTAAAGCAACTTGTGAGGATGAAGACATTCATTTTCAGCTAGATCCATTTCATGTAGGCCAAGCGATTATACGTAAGGTAAGTGATAAAAGAGCTCAAAAGCAATTACTAAAACTATTTAGAGAAGGTAAAATTGATGAAGGTCTAGAAACTATTGTAAATATGATGATACTTACAAACGAAAAAGATATTGCATTTAAGAAGCTTACTGAATTATATGATTACTTTGTTCACAATAGAGATGGATTAATACCGTATAAATTAAGAAGTGACATAAACATGCCTACGGCGCCGGAAGGCATGGAATACAAGAATCTAGGCACAATGGAACATAATATTTGTGATGTATTAGCTCAAAGAATGAAGGGCAGAAAAATGAGCTGGTCTATTAATGGTGCAGATAATTTATCTAAAATATTATCTGAAAAATTTAGTAATAGGTTGTTTGATACTGTAGATAAAATCTACAGAAATATTATTTCTGATGATGTTATTGATACAGTAGTTGCAAAACTACCATTAACAGTATTTCAAGCGAATAAAGAATCTAATAAGTGTAAGGCATATAAGTGCAATAGTGCACAAATTCCGTATAGCGGAGCTGCCGCAACGTTAGGTAGAAAAATAGTACGTGATTTATGTGGATTAAAATCATTTAGTGATATTAGTTATAGTTAA
- a CDS encoding efflux RND transporter permease subunit, producing MSITEISVKRPAAMWMAVILFIGLGIMGYKSMGADLMPSMNIPVISIMTTYNGASAEDIKKDIVKPIEDAVSGISGVDVLNSSAGEGYGTVTITFKMSANINTAYLDVQKAVENASAALPKAANKPTLFKMDMSAIPILAVSINGNASYEELYNQSDILKQRLEKIPGVGSISLMGSDKKQLMIKIDKAAMEYYGVNIDALTGTLQGANVNIPGGVIKQDNLDQSVRIVGQFSTIDAARNLLIPTGNGVTIRLGDIAKIDLEVPDATTLTRFSGEKTMAMIIGKQSDANVVEVADSVKKELQDIKKTLPKGTDVNILMDTTTFITSSLTEIKTNLMEGIIITAIVLYLFFRSFRSSLVVLVAIPTSLVATFFMMYQMHFTLNMLSLMGLSLVVGTLVDDSIVVIENIQRHMDMGKNPIDAAIEGRREVGMAAVAITLCDIVVFAPISFVSGMIGQMFREFGLTIVAATMFSLIVSFTITPMLSSRLLKNVNNKEKKVKKVKDNFFTRINAKTEGSFEKFIETYKKSLIWFLDNRKKVLAIVIAGIVLSVALIPMGLIKSEFIPIADQSSVTINMKLTPGSTLKQTDEKVLEIEKYLQEMKEVKNYFSMIGQSGEQSTDKATAQIYVNLVPKGERKKSQSELASQVRAFGTKMSGVDFNVSESNSSGGSSKPVSIKIKGNDSDTIKELSNEVEKLVNTVPGVIDISNSSSARSSELRVNIDSLAATQYNLSTANVGSVVRMALAGTNVGVYRSNNEENDITLKFENGQIKSAEDLKSLKITNTLGQQIPLSQVASIQKIDSDPSISREDKQDMVTVEANLQGRVLGEVTNDINAKLKSLSIPSGYSISFGGNQKQMAESFSSLGLALIASLALVYMILVVLYESFLTPFIRMMALPCAIIGAFGLLALTGQTLNLMSMIGLIMLEGLASKNGTLLIDYTNTLMKRGHNLRDALIESGVTRLRPIIMTSATMIVSMLPVALSIGEGTEMKKSMAIVIIGGMVTSTVLSPIILPVIYTLMDDLKRVISFKKKKVQSLEGGTTNEV from the coding sequence ATGAGTATAACTGAGATATCGGTAAAAAGACCAGCAGCCATGTGGATGGCAGTGATTTTATTCATTGGACTTGGTATTATGGGGTATAAAAGCATGGGGGCAGATTTAATGCCTTCTATGAATATTCCTGTCATATCCATAATGACAACATATAATGGTGCTAGTGCCGAAGATATTAAAAAAGATATTGTAAAACCAATTGAAGATGCGGTATCAGGAATAAGCGGTGTTGATGTTCTTAATTCCAGCGCAGGAGAAGGATATGGGACAGTTACAATAACTTTTAAAATGAGTGCAAATATAAACACCGCATATTTAGATGTTCAGAAAGCAGTTGAAAATGCATCAGCTGCACTTCCTAAAGCTGCAAATAAACCTACTTTGTTTAAGATGGATATGAGTGCCATACCTATTCTGGCAGTTTCAATAAATGGAAATGCCAGTTATGAGGAGCTTTACAATCAATCAGATATTTTAAAACAAAGATTAGAAAAAATACCTGGAGTAGGAAGCATTTCCTTAATGGGTAGTGATAAAAAGCAATTGATGATAAAGATTGATAAGGCGGCTATGGAGTATTATGGAGTGAATATTGATGCTTTGACGGGAACACTACAAGGAGCAAACGTCAATATACCAGGTGGAGTAATTAAACAGGATAACTTAGATCAATCTGTTAGAATTGTTGGCCAGTTTAGCACCATTGATGCTGCAAGAAATCTGTTAATACCTACTGGTAATGGAGTAACAATTCGTCTTGGTGATATTGCTAAGATTGATTTGGAAGTTCCAGATGCAACCACATTAACAAGATTTAGTGGCGAAAAGACTATGGCAATGATAATTGGAAAACAAAGTGATGCAAATGTCGTAGAAGTTGCCGATTCTGTAAAAAAAGAATTACAAGATATTAAAAAAACACTTCCAAAGGGTACAGATGTAAATATTCTAATGGATACAACTACGTTTATTACTTCCTCTCTTACTGAAATAAAGACTAACCTTATGGAAGGAATTATAATAACTGCAATTGTTCTTTATTTATTTTTCCGTAGTTTTCGTTCTTCTTTAGTGGTTTTAGTTGCGATTCCAACTTCACTGGTTGCTACATTTTTTATGATGTATCAAATGCACTTTACATTGAATATGTTATCCTTGATGGGTTTATCTCTAGTTGTAGGTACACTGGTAGATGATTCTATCGTTGTTATAGAAAATATACAGCGGCATATGGATATGGGGAAAAATCCAATAGACGCAGCCATTGAAGGCCGCAGGGAAGTAGGAATGGCAGCAGTAGCAATCACATTATGTGATATTGTTGTATTTGCGCCTATTTCATTTGTATCTGGTATGATAGGTCAGATGTTTAGAGAATTTGGGTTGACAATTGTTGCGGCTACAATGTTCTCGCTAATTGTATCTTTTACAATTACACCAATGCTTTCTTCAAGGTTATTAAAAAATGTAAACAATAAAGAGAAGAAAGTGAAAAAAGTGAAAGATAACTTTTTCACTAGAATAAATGCTAAAACGGAAGGTTCTTTTGAAAAATTTATAGAAACATATAAAAAATCTCTAATATGGTTCTTAGATAACAGGAAAAAAGTTTTAGCCATTGTTATTGCGGGGATTGTGCTTAGTGTAGCACTCATTCCAATGGGATTAATAAAATCAGAGTTTATACCTATTGCAGACCAAAGTAGTGTTACCATTAATATGAAGCTTACTCCAGGATCTACCTTAAAACAAACAGATGAGAAAGTTTTGGAGATAGAAAAATATTTACAAGAAATGAAAGAAGTAAAAAATTATTTTTCAATGATTGGACAAAGTGGGGAACAGAGCACAGATAAAGCTACTGCTCAAATTTATGTTAACTTGGTACCTAAGGGTGAACGTAAAAAAAGTCAAAGTGAACTTGCAAGTCAGGTTCGTGCTTTTGGGACAAAGATGTCTGGAGTAGATTTTAATGTATCAGAGTCAAATTCATCTGGTGGCAGTAGTAAGCCTGTGTCAATTAAGATAAAAGGAAATGATTCAGATACTATAAAAGAACTATCAAATGAAGTTGAAAAGTTAGTAAATACAGTTCCAGGAGTTATTGATATAAGTAATTCTTCAAGTGCAAGAAGTAGCGAACTTAGGGTAAATATAGACAGTCTTGCAGCTACTCAGTATAATCTTTCTACTGCAAATGTAGGTAGTGTTGTTAGAATGGCACTTGCAGGAACCAATGTGGGAGTTTATAGATCAAATAATGAAGAAAATGATATAACCCTTAAGTTTGAAAATGGACAAATAAAGAGTGCAGAAGACCTTAAGTCTTTGAAAATTACAAATACACTTGGACAACAAATTCCTCTAAGTCAAGTTGCGTCAATTCAAAAAATAGATAGTGATCCTTCTATATCGAGAGAAGATAAGCAGGATATGGTCACTGTAGAAGCCAACTTGCAAGGAAGAGTTCTTGGAGAAGTCACAAATGATATTAATGCTAAATTAAAATCCCTTTCAATTCCCAGTGGCTATAGTATAAGCTTCGGCGGAAATCAAAAACAAATGGCAGAGAGCTTTTCTTCTCTTGGACTTGCTTTAATTGCATCTTTAGCCCTTGTTTATATGATTTTAGTAGTACTTTATGAATCATTTTTAACTCCATTTATAAGAATGATGGCACTACCTTGTGCTATTATAGGAGCCTTTGGTTTATTAGCTTTAACTGGACAAACTTTAAACTTGATGTCAATGATTGGATTAATTATGCTCGAAGGTCTAGCATCAAAAAATGGTACATTACTTATAGATTATACAAATACTCTTATGAAGAGAGGCCATAATTTAAGGGATGCTCTTATAGAATCTGGTGTCACTAGGTTAAGACCAATTATAATGACTAGCGCAACGATGATTGTTTCGATGTTACCTGTTGCGCTATCTATTGGTGAAGGAACTGAAATGAAAAAGAGCATGGCTATAGTAATTATTGGAGGTATGGTTACGTCAACTGTACTTTCTCCGATTATATTACCAGTTATTTATACATTAATGGATGATTTAAAAAGAGTTATCTCTTTTAAAAAGAAAAAAGTTCAAAGTCTAGAAGGGGGTACCACAAATGAAGTTTAA
- a CDS encoding efflux RND transporter periplasmic adaptor subunit has protein sequence MKFKISKKKLIIVGIVLAVVVVGSISIFSKNNKVEVKLDVKNVKTQKVTTGTISTNIEYASNLKPAKEVIVLPKAGGKVATVNVNVGDKVSVGQTLFTLETTDYAAQLEQAQAGVSAASANLERTSDSGFTQQLLQAEQLVGKLQIQYNTVKDSYDRTQTLYSAEAVPKKELDDSKAQYDAITIDLKNAEDNLNLLKSKSGPQATKAAEAAVEQAQAGVNSVQNQINNATITAPIAGVVSEKAVEVGQLASGQSGSVTVIDYSNLTAEINIPDKMLAQIQVGQSVQVDINALPDKKIVGVIDNISPNTSSKNNFYVVKVKIDNSNDDIKSGMFAKISLSAENKSNILMVPNETIKMENGVNYLYTVDNGQVKKISIETGISNEKFTEITSSIEEGLDVITEGQNLLSDGEKVNLVE, from the coding sequence ATGAAGTTTAAGATTTCAAAGAAAAAGCTTATTATAGTGGGGATAGTTTTAGCAGTTGTTGTTGTGGGTAGTATTTCTATCTTTAGTAAAAACAATAAAGTAGAAGTAAAACTAGATGTTAAAAATGTAAAAACACAAAAAGTTACAACGGGAACAATTTCAACAAATATAGAATATGCAAGTAACCTAAAACCTGCAAAAGAGGTGATAGTTTTACCAAAAGCAGGAGGGAAAGTTGCAACTGTAAATGTAAATGTTGGAGATAAGGTTAGTGTAGGTCAAACATTATTTACATTGGAGACAACAGATTATGCAGCACAACTGGAGCAGGCACAAGCAGGAGTGAGTGCAGCTAGTGCTAACTTAGAAAGAACAAGCGACTCGGGATTCACTCAGCAATTATTGCAAGCAGAACAGTTAGTAGGAAAGTTACAAATTCAATATAATACTGTAAAAGACAGTTATGACAGAACACAAACTTTATATTCAGCAGAAGCAGTACCTAAAAAGGAGCTAGATGATTCAAAAGCACAGTATGATGCTATAACTATAGACTTGAAAAATGCTGAAGATAACTTAAATCTGCTAAAGAGTAAATCAGGACCTCAAGCTACAAAAGCTGCAGAAGCTGCAGTAGAACAAGCTCAAGCAGGAGTTAATTCGGTGCAAAATCAGATAAATAATGCTACCATTACTGCGCCAATAGCTGGGGTTGTGTCAGAAAAAGCTGTAGAAGTAGGACAACTTGCTAGTGGGCAGTCAGGTTCAGTTACTGTTATAGATTATAGTAATTTAACAGCAGAAATAAATATTCCTGACAAAATGCTTGCACAGATTCAAGTGGGGCAATCTGTACAAGTTGATATAAATGCATTACCAGATAAAAAAATAGTCGGGGTAATAGATAATATAAGTCCAAATACAAGTTCTAAAAACAACTTCTATGTTGTCAAAGTTAAAATTGATAATTCTAATGATGATATAAAATCAGGTATGTTTGCAAAAATATCTTTGTCAGCTGAAAATAAAAGCAACATTTTGATGGTTCCAAATGAAACAATTAAAATGGAAAATGGTGTGAATTATCTTTATACAGTGGATAATGGCCAGGTTAAAAAAATATCTATTGAAACTGGAATTTCAAATGAGAAATTTACAGAAATAACAAGCAGTATAGAAGAAGGTTTGGATGTCATTACAGAAGGACAAAATTTATTAAGTGATGGAGAAAAAGTAAATTTGGTGGAGTAA